The following coding sequences lie in one Oncorhynchus gorbuscha isolate QuinsamMale2020 ecotype Even-year linkage group LG10, OgorEven_v1.0, whole genome shotgun sequence genomic window:
- the LOC124046554 gene encoding chloride intracellular channel protein 5-like isoform X2 has protein sequence MTDTSAAEEEKDPDIELFVKAGSDGESIGNCPFSQRLFMILWLKGVVFNVTTVDLKRKPADLHNLAPGTHPPFLTFEGEVKTDINKIEEYLEDMLAPPRYPKLSAKNRESNTAGNDIFAKFSAYIKNIRPENNAVLEKSLNKALAKLDEFLLSPLPEELQDGRDVAEGGSIRKYLDGDTLTLADCNLLPKLHVVKVVAKRYRNYEIPAELRGVWRYIQNAYRRDEFTNTCAADAEIELAYQDVAKRLSK, from the exons ATGACTGACACGTCTGCAGCTGAAGAGGAGAAGGACCCTGATATTGAACTTTTTGTCaag gcagggagtgatggggagagtATAGGTAACTGTCCGTTCTCTCAGCGTCTCTTCATGATCCTCTGGCTAAAAGGAGTCGTCTTCAACGTCACTACAGTCGACCTGAAGAG aaaGCCGGCTGACCTCCATAACCTTGCTCCAGGCACACACCCACCCTTCCTGACGTTCGAAGGAGAGGTGAAGACGGACATCAATAAGATAGAAGAATACTTAGAGGATATGCTGGCTCcacccag gtaccctaaactGTCAGCTAAGAACCGGGAGTCTAATACGGCAGGAAACGACATCTTTGCCAAGTTTTCAGCCTACATCAAAAACATCAGGCCAGAGAACaacgcag TTCTAGAGAAAAGTCTCAACAAGGCATTAGCCAAGCTGGATGAGTTCCTTCTGTCCCCGCTGCCAGAGGAGCTGCAGGATGGCAGAGATGTGGCAGAAGGGGGGTCTATACGGAAGTATCTAGACGGAGACACATTAACACTGGCCGACTGCAACTTGCTGCCCAAATTACATGTCGTCAAG GTGGTCGCTAAGAGATACCGTAACTATGAGATCCCTGCAGAGCTGCGGGGTGTATGGCGTTACATTCAAAATGCCTACAGGCGAGATGAGTTTACCAACACCTGCGCGGCTGATGCAGAGATAGAACTAGCCTATCAGGATGTGGCCAAGAGGCTGTCCAAGTGA
- the supt3h gene encoding transcription initiation protein SPT3 homolog isoform X2: MSSSPMAGSSSSARDRPPTRTSFIPEIQSMMFALGDARRPLHETAALVEDIVHTQLINLQACEGAVLRGSRVISAEDILFLMRRDKKKVRRLLRYLQFRDYKSKVLKTIEDEEPLDSDRWVVAGSNKRQRLAGDFLSWVDQTGEFLSLSDNQEVDDVKLERLERLERQTRGMDSAQYSEFCESRQLSFAKKASKFRDWLDCSSLEVKPNTVAMEILSYLAYETTAQLVDLSLLVKQDMTPKTDPFSHVVSASFIHYHSNTEVKRDPESPETTPPSTPGSSHSSKPSNGGLGLDSKTRQRKRKKSSAVSEVEPPSGAIQPCHIREAIRRYSYRHTSANRGNGMAFLAC; this comes from the exons atgaGCAGCAGTCCCATGGCAGGCTCTTCCAGCTCAGCGAGGGACCGCCCACCCACACGGACCAGCTTCATCCCCGAAATACAGAGCATGAT GTTTGCTCTGGGAGATGCTCGCAGACCCCTACATGAGACTGCTGCTCTGGTAGAGGACATTGTACACACCCAACTCATCaacctg CAGGCGTGTGAGGGGGCGGTCCTTAGAGGGTCAAGGGTCATCTCAGCTGAGGACATCCTGTTCCTCATGAGGAGAGACAAG AAGAAGGTGAGGAGGTTGTTAAGGTATCTACAGTTCAGAGACTACAAGTCTAAAGTGCTGAAAACCATTGAAGATGAGGAACCACTGGATTCAG ATAGGTGGGTTGTTGCCGGGAGTAACAAGCGCCAGCGGCTAGCAGGAGACTTCTTGTCCTGGGTGGACCAGACGGGAGAGTTCCTGTCCCTGTCTGACAACCAGGAAGTAGATGACGTCAAACTGGAACGACTGGAG agGTTGGAAAGACAGACCAGGGGGATGGACAGTGCTCAGTACAGTGAGTTCTGTGAGAGTCGGCAGCTCAGCTTTG ctaAGAAGGCATCTAAGTTCCGAGACTGGCTGGACTGCAGCAGTCTGGAGGTGAAGCCCAACACTGTTGCCATGGAGATCCTGTCCTATCTGGCTTATGAGACCACCgctcag ctggtAGATCTGTCTCTGTTAGTGAAACAGGATATGACTCCGAAGACAGATCCCTTCAGCCATGTTGTGTCTGCCAGCTTCATACACTACCACAGCAATACAGAG gTAAAGAGAGATCCAGAATCTCCAGAGACCACGCCCCCCTCCACTCCTGGCTCATCCCACTCCTCTAAGCCCTCGAATGGAGGCTTGGGATTGGACAGTAAAACCAGGCAAAGGAAACGCAAGAAG agctcAGCAGTGAGTGAGGTGGAGCCTCCCAGTGGAGCCATTCAGCCCTGCCACATCAGAGAGGCCATCAGACGCTACAGTTACAGACACACG agTGCTAATAGGGGGAATGGGATGGCGTTCCTGGCCTGCTAA
- the supt3h gene encoding transcription initiation protein SPT3 homolog isoform X1, translating into MSSSPMAGSSSSARDRPPTRTSFIPEIQSMMFALGDARRPLHETAALVEDIVHTQLINLLQQACEGAVLRGSRVISAEDILFLMRRDKKKVRRLLRYLQFRDYKSKVLKTIEDEEPLDSDRWVVAGSNKRQRLAGDFLSWVDQTGEFLSLSDNQEVDDVKLERLERLERQTRGMDSAQYSEFCESRQLSFAKKASKFRDWLDCSSLEVKPNTVAMEILSYLAYETTAQLVDLSLLVKQDMTPKTDPFSHVVSASFIHYHSNTEVKRDPESPETTPPSTPGSSHSSKPSNGGLGLDSKTRQRKRKKSSAVSEVEPPSGAIQPCHIREAIRRYSYRHTSANRGNGMAFLAC; encoded by the exons atgaGCAGCAGTCCCATGGCAGGCTCTTCCAGCTCAGCGAGGGACCGCCCACCCACACGGACCAGCTTCATCCCCGAAATACAGAGCATGAT GTTTGCTCTGGGAGATGCTCGCAGACCCCTACATGAGACTGCTGCTCTGGTAGAGGACATTGTACACACCCAACTCATCaacctg CTACAGCAGGCGTGTGAGGGGGCGGTCCTTAGAGGGTCAAGGGTCATCTCAGCTGAGGACATCCTGTTCCTCATGAGGAGAGACAAG AAGAAGGTGAGGAGGTTGTTAAGGTATCTACAGTTCAGAGACTACAAGTCTAAAGTGCTGAAAACCATTGAAGATGAGGAACCACTGGATTCAG ATAGGTGGGTTGTTGCCGGGAGTAACAAGCGCCAGCGGCTAGCAGGAGACTTCTTGTCCTGGGTGGACCAGACGGGAGAGTTCCTGTCCCTGTCTGACAACCAGGAAGTAGATGACGTCAAACTGGAACGACTGGAG agGTTGGAAAGACAGACCAGGGGGATGGACAGTGCTCAGTACAGTGAGTTCTGTGAGAGTCGGCAGCTCAGCTTTG ctaAGAAGGCATCTAAGTTCCGAGACTGGCTGGACTGCAGCAGTCTGGAGGTGAAGCCCAACACTGTTGCCATGGAGATCCTGTCCTATCTGGCTTATGAGACCACCgctcag ctggtAGATCTGTCTCTGTTAGTGAAACAGGATATGACTCCGAAGACAGATCCCTTCAGCCATGTTGTGTCTGCCAGCTTCATACACTACCACAGCAATACAGAG gTAAAGAGAGATCCAGAATCTCCAGAGACCACGCCCCCCTCCACTCCTGGCTCATCCCACTCCTCTAAGCCCTCGAATGGAGGCTTGGGATTGGACAGTAAAACCAGGCAAAGGAAACGCAAGAAG agctcAGCAGTGAGTGAGGTGGAGCCTCCCAGTGGAGCCATTCAGCCCTGCCACATCAGAGAGGCCATCAGACGCTACAGTTACAGACACACG agTGCTAATAGGGGGAATGGGATGGCGTTCCTGGCCTGCTAA
- the LOC124046938 gene encoding runt-related transcription factor 2-like encodes MLLIPPDPQITSRRFSPPLHGKTRDGTVGVTAQHEESGPQSTGDIPAEFRPTDSPNFLVSSLPAHWRCNKTLPRAFTVVALGDVSDGVLVTVMAGNDENCSAELRNATTLMTSHTARFNDLRFVGRSGRGKSFNLTITVFTSPPQVATYHRAIKVTVDGPREPRRHRQKLEVGPKTGLFRVSMPMQSLRPLNNITTPPTRAFPLSDSRPLSSPPWTNDQSYPFSSSRTTGLSGVCELAAGFDRPFPPLSSFSSTPRMHFSSFPYSVTPPPPPYLPPPFPTLTPHSHSGLFQPSSSPILYYGASAGTNHYISLPEGDRTNHFTSGPGGDQAPTAALANQTEGRGEESVWRPY; translated from the exons ATGTTACTTATTCCCCCAGATCCCCAGATCACAAGCCGTAGGTTCAGTCCACCGCTCCATGGTAAGACCAGAGATGGGACAGTGGGAGTGACAGCTCAGCATGAGGAGAGTggcccccagagtacaggggacATTCCTGCTGAGTTCAGGCCCACCGACAGCCCCAACTTTCTGGTGTCAAGCCTCCCCGCACACTGGCGTTGCAACAAGACTCTGCCACGTGCCTTCACG gTGGTTGCCCTGGGTGATGTAAGTGACGGTGTTCTAGTCACGGTGATGGCAGGGAATGATGAGAACTGTTCAGCTGAGCTACGGAACGCCACCACGCTGATGACATCACACACAGCACGCTTCAATGACCTCCGCTTTGTAGGACGCAGTGGgagag gtaaaaGCTTTAATCTGACCATAACCGTGTTCACCAGTCCTCCCCAGGTGGCCACGTACCACAGAGCTATCAAAGTTACTGTAGACGGACCTAGAGAGCCACgcc GTCACAGGCAGAAGCTAGAGGTGGGTCCAAAAACAGGGCTTTTCAGGGTTTCCATGCCGATGCAGAGTCTCCGCCCCCTCAACAACATCACCACCCCTCCAACAAGAG ccttccCTCTCTCAGACTCTAGGCCCCTTTCCTCACCCCCCTGGACCAATGATCAATCTTACCCCTTCTCATCCTCAAGAACCACTGGCCTCTCAG gtgtgtgtgagcTGGCTGCTGGGTTTGATCGCCCgtttccccccctctcctcattcTCGTCCACTCCCAGAATGCACTTCTCGTCCTTCCCTTACTCCGTcaccccccctccaccaccatacCTCCCCCCACCTTTCCCCACGCTCACCCCCCATTCCCACAGTGGACTCTTCCAGCCCAGCAGCAGCCCCATCCTCTACTATGGAGCCTCTGCTGGGACCAACCACTACATCTCACTGCCAGAGGGGGACAGGACAAACCACTTTACCTCTGGGCCGGGAGGAGACCAGGCCCCCACTGCCGCGCTGGCCAATCAAACAGAGGGTAGGGGGGAGGAGTCTGTGTGGAGGCCATATTGA
- the LOC124046552 gene encoding cell division cycle 5-like protein: protein MPRIMIKGGVWRNTEDEILKAAVMKYGKNQWSRIASLLHRKSAKQCKARWYEWLDPSIKKTEWSREEEEKLLHLAKLMPTQWRTIAPIIGRTAAQCLEHYEFLLDKAAQRDNEEDTADDPRKLKPGEIDPNPETKPARPDPVDMDEDELEMLSEARARLANTQGKKAKRKAREKQLEEARRLAALQKRRELRAAGIDAQKKRKKKRGVDYNAEIPFEKKPSQGFYDTSMELYEGLEPNFKRLRQQHLDGELRNEKEERERKRDRQKIKKKKESDLPSAILQTSGVAEFTKKRSKLVLPAPQISDAELEEVVKLGQASEVARQTAEESGITNSASSALLSEYSLSNSAMTTGLRTPKTPAAQDKILQEAQNLMALTNVDTPLKGGLNTPLQQSDFSGVTPQRQAVQTPNTVLTTPFRTPGPGSEGGMTPQEALTPKGPGTVTPGVTPGRTPLRDKLNINSEEQLADPAYARHLQRESREQLKLGLMSLPIPKNDFEIVLPENAETEMEEMETETGYMEDASEIELRNRAARDAEQEKELKLRHTAVQRILPRPSEVNESILRPLGTDPLSELQQAEEIIKKEMITMLHFDCLHHPPANQQRSKQRGPASTSNNAEHIAHLDRHLYKPISNEELAHASELLSQEMEVVRAGMGHGDLSMEAYSQVWEECYGQVLYLSAQSRYTRANLASKKDRIDSLEKKLEINRGHMTCEARRAARLERRLKVLLGGYQSRAVGLLKQHGELWEQVEQAATELHTFTELKKQEDTAIPRRQEALREDVERQQEREKELQQRYGDLLLEKEALLSAKY from the exons ATGCCGCGTATCATGATCAAGGGTGGTGTATGGCGAAACACCGAG gaTGAAATACTGAAGGCAGCGGTGATGAAATATGGGAAGAACCAGTGGTCTCGTATTGCCTCCCTGCTGCACCGCAAGTCTGCCAAACAGTGCAAGGcccgctg GTATGAGTGGCTGGATCCCAGCATTAAGAAAACCGAGTGGtccagagaagaagaggagaagctGCTCCATCTGGCCAAGCTTATGCCCACCCAGTGGAGGACCATTGCTCCTATCATAGGACGCACCGCTGCCCAGTGTCTGGAGCACTACGAGTTTCTACT agacaAAGCAGCCCAGAGGGACAATGAGGAGGATACAGCTGATGATCCCAGGAAACTGAAGCCTGGAGAGATCGACCCCAACCCTGAAACCAAGCCCGCTAGGCCTGACCCTGTGGACATGGACGAag atgagcTGGAGATGCTGTCTGAGGCCAGAGCTCGTCTGGCCAACACTCAGGGGAAGAAAGCCAAGAGGAAGGCCAGAGAGAAACAGCTGGAGGAGGCCAG ACGACTGGCTGCTCTACAGAAGCGCAGGGAGTTGAGGGCAGCAGGCATCGACGctcagaagaagaggaagaagaagagaggagtggactACAATGCTGAGATTCCCTTTGAGAAGAAACCTTCTCAG GGTTTCTATGACACCAGCATGGAGCTCTATGAAGGACTGGAACCAAACTTCAAACGCCTGAGACAACAACACCTGGATGGAGAGCTACGcaa tgagaaggaggagagggagaggaagagggatagacagaagATCAAGAAGAAGAAGGAAAGTGATCTTCCGTCAGCCATCCTCCAGACCAGCGGAGTAGCGGAGTTCACCAAGAAACGCAGCAAACTGGTGCTGCCTGCACCACAG ATCTCTGATGCGGAGCTGGAGGAGGTGGTTAAGCTGGGTCAGGCCAGTGAAGTGGCTCGTCAGACCGCTGAGGAATCTGGGATCACTAACTCTGCCTCCTCAGCCCTACTGTCAGAATACAGCCTTTCCAACAGCGCCATGACAACTGGGCTACGCACCCCCAAGACCCCTGCCGCGCAGGACAAGATACTACAG GAGGCCCAGAACCTGATGGCTTTAACTAACGTAGACACTCCTCTGAAAGGAGGTCTGAACACTCCTCTCCAACAGAGTGACTTCTCAGGAGTCACACCCCAAAGACAGGCAGTTCAGACACCAAATACTGTACTGACCACACCTTTCAG AACCCCGGGTCCAGGGTCTGAGGGCGGTATGACCCCCCAGGAAGCGTTAACCCCTAAAGGACCGGGTACTGTGACCCCTGGAGTAACCCCTGGGCGCACCCCTCTACGAGACAAACTCAACATCAATAGTGAGGAACAACTAGCAGACCCTGCCTACGCTAGACATCTG CAACGAGAGTCGAGGGAGCAGCTGAAGCTGGGTCTGATGTCACTGCCGATCCCCAAGAACGACTTTGAGATCGTTCTGCCAGAAAACGCAGAGACTGAAATGGAGGAAATGGAGACGGAGACCGGATACATGGAGGACGCCTCAGAGATAGAGCTACGCAATCGG gctgCCCGGGATGCAGAGCAGGAGAAAGAGCTGAAGCTGAGACACACTGCTGTACAGAGGATTCTACCCAGACCATCAGAG GTGAATGAGTCTATCCTGCGTCCGTTGGGAACAGATCCTCTGTCAGAACTGCAGCAGGCTGAGGAGATTATCAAGAAGGAGATGATCACTATGCTGCACTTTGACTGTCTGCACCACCCACCAGCCAACCAACAG CGCAGCAAACAACGTGGGCCTGCCTCCACCTCCAACAATGCAGAACACATTGCCCACCTGGACAGACACCTCTACAAGCCAATCAGCAATGAGGAGCTGGcacat GCCAGTGAGTTGCTGAGCCAGGAGATGGAGGTGGTGAGGGCAGGTATGGGTCACGGGGACCTGTCCATGGAGGCCTACAGCCAGGTGTGGGAGGAGTGTTACGGCCAGGTGCTGTACCTCTCCGCCCAGAGCCGCTACACCAGGGCCAACCTGGCCTCCAAGAAGGACCGCATAGACTCCCTGGAGAAGAAACTAGAG ATCAACCGAGGCCACATGACGTGTGAGGCCCGTCGCGCTGCTCGTCTGGAGCGTCGTCTCAAG gtgttaCTAGGAGGGTACCAGTCCCGTGCTGTAGGTCTACTGAAGCAGCATGGTGAACTGTGGGAGCAGGTTGAGCAGGCAGCTACAGAGCTCCACACCTTCACTGAGCTAAAGAAACAAGAAGACACAGCGATACCCCGCAGACAAGAG GCTCtaagggaggatgtggagagacagcaggagagagaaaaggagcttCAGCAGAGATATGGAGACTTGCTGCTGGAGAAAGAAGCTCTGCTGTCTGCTAAAtactaa
- the LOC124046554 gene encoding chloride intracellular channel protein 5-like isoform X1 — MNMEQQSENIYETPLDRDSDSPTEDTYQNQTQTSSIYETPSDVVNDSVYCDVEAPQASGNGNGDGLTVEYENTGSLREAPAVPLPQLESKSSSFRSSSSSEDEGEREKKKESEGEERLESEEEKVEEEKEEKRKLERRVLQAKVNTDEASSRRSSLSSSSSSISTSSSLSEQGNPPEEPMPVADGPVISLFVRAGSDGESIGNCPFSQRLFMILWLKGVVFNVTTVDLKRKPADLHNLAPGTHPPFLTFEGEVKTDINKIEEYLEDMLAPPRYPKLSAKNRESNTAGNDIFAKFSAYIKNIRPENNAVLEKSLNKALAKLDEFLLSPLPEELQDGRDVAEGGSIRKYLDGDTLTLADCNLLPKLHVVKVVAKRYRNYEIPAELRGVWRYIQNAYRRDEFTNTCAADAEIELAYQDVAKRLSK, encoded by the exons ATGAACATGGAGCAGCAGAGTGAGAACATTTACGAGACTCCCCTGGACAGAGACTCAGACAGCCCAACGGAGGATACCTACCagaaccagacccagaccagcAGTATCTACGAGACACCCAGTGACGTGGTGAATGATTCTGTTTACTGTGATGTGGAAGCACCCCAGGCATCCGGGAACGGAAACGGAGACGGTCTAACTGTGGAGTACGAGAACACCGGGAGCCTGAGAGAGGCACCTGCGGTTCCACTGCCCCAACTGGAGAGCAAGAGCAGCTCCTTCAGGTCCTCCAGCTCATCAGAAGacgagggagaaagggagaaaaagaaagagagtgagggggaggagaggctggagagtgaggaggagaaggtggaggaggagaaggaggagaagaggaagttgGAGAGGAGGGTTCTGCAGGCGAAGGTGAACACAGATGAAGCCTCTTCCCGGCGGTCCTCTTTGTCATCTTCTTCATCATCTATTTCTACTTCATCATCGTTGTCAGAGCAGGGGAACCCTCCTGAGGAACCAATGCCAGTAGCAGATGGGCCAGTGATCTCACTCTTCGTCAGG gcagggagtgatggggagagtATAGGTAACTGTCCGTTCTCTCAGCGTCTCTTCATGATCCTCTGGCTAAAAGGAGTCGTCTTCAACGTCACTACAGTCGACCTGAAGAG aaaGCCGGCTGACCTCCATAACCTTGCTCCAGGCACACACCCACCCTTCCTGACGTTCGAAGGAGAGGTGAAGACGGACATCAATAAGATAGAAGAATACTTAGAGGATATGCTGGCTCcacccag gtaccctaaactGTCAGCTAAGAACCGGGAGTCTAATACGGCAGGAAACGACATCTTTGCCAAGTTTTCAGCCTACATCAAAAACATCAGGCCAGAGAACaacgcag TTCTAGAGAAAAGTCTCAACAAGGCATTAGCCAAGCTGGATGAGTTCCTTCTGTCCCCGCTGCCAGAGGAGCTGCAGGATGGCAGAGATGTGGCAGAAGGGGGGTCTATACGGAAGTATCTAGACGGAGACACATTAACACTGGCCGACTGCAACTTGCTGCCCAAATTACATGTCGTCAAG GTGGTCGCTAAGAGATACCGTAACTATGAGATCCCTGCAGAGCTGCGGGGTGTATGGCGTTACATTCAAAATGCCTACAGGCGAGATGAGTTTACCAACACCTGCGCGGCTGATGCAGAGATAGAACTAGCCTATCAGGATGTGGCCAAGAGGCTGTCCAAGTGA